A genomic stretch from Desulfotignum balticum DSM 7044 includes:
- a CDS encoding ABC transporter ATP-binding protein, with protein MLQITDLAKYYNGQPVFSGLDLQLPAGRFQVLLGPSGCGKTTLFNTLTGVTPADEGTITWQGQTVPHLGSLCAYMHQKDLLLPWFSLMDNALLPARTRGRDMAGARIRAENLFSRLGLDGYESHRPNQVSGGMRQRCALVRTLMFDRDLILLDEPLSALDAITRQRLQHLLLLLQTEFAKTILMITHDVDEALLLADDIFVSSSLPMTLIRRIQVNQPKPRAFDDPDLLHIKADILAHLVKGEAV; from the coding sequence ATGCTCCAGATCACCGACCTGGCAAAATATTATAATGGACAGCCCGTGTTTTCAGGGCTGGACCTGCAGCTGCCCGCCGGCCGGTTCCAGGTGCTGCTCGGACCATCGGGGTGCGGCAAAACCACCTTGTTCAACACCCTTACCGGTGTGACCCCAGCCGATGAAGGGACCATCACCTGGCAGGGGCAAACCGTGCCCCACTTAGGCAGTCTGTGCGCCTATATGCACCAGAAAGATCTGTTGTTGCCCTGGTTTTCACTGATGGACAATGCATTGCTTCCGGCCCGAACCCGGGGCCGGGACATGGCCGGTGCAAGGATTCGGGCAGAAAACCTGTTTTCCCGCCTGGGACTGGACGGATATGAATCCCACCGGCCGAACCAGGTATCGGGCGGCATGCGTCAGCGGTGCGCGCTGGTGAGAACCCTGATGTTTGACCGGGACCTGATCCTGCTGGACGAACCCTTGTCCGCCCTGGACGCCATCACCCGGCAGCGGTTGCAGCATCTGCTGCTGCTGCTCCAGACCGAATTTGCCAAAACCATTCTCATGATCACCCATGATGTGGACGAGGCGTTGCTGCTGGCAGATGACATTTTTGTGTCCAGTTCCCTGCCCATGACCCTTATCCGGCGAATTCAGGTGAATCAGCCCAAACCCCGGGCATTTGACGACCCTGATCTGCTGCATATCAAAGCGGATATTCTGGCGCATCTGGTGAAAGGAGAAGCCGTATGA
- a CDS encoding DMT family transporter, translated as MKSDTLKSDLLLLLAASIWGLAFVAQRVGMEHVGPFTFNGLRFVLGGLSLLPFVWMSRKKIYEGSDKDLIKSGMVSGVVLFAGISFQQVGIVYTTAGKAGFITGLYVVMVPIIGLFLRQTRTGAGTWVGALLASIGMYLLSVNRDMDINFGDMLVFFSAICFACHMIVIERFCTRFSTAALSLVQCGVCSVLSLSVAWIFETFVLADILKITLPLIYGGVFSVGVAYSLQIFGQKNSPASHAAIILCLESVVAALGGWIILHELLSGRAIFGCVLMLTGMLVSQLYAIKKNSHTNG; from the coding sequence TCCGATCTGCTTCTGCTGCTGGCCGCGTCCATCTGGGGACTGGCATTTGTGGCCCAGCGGGTGGGGATGGAACATGTGGGCCCGTTCACCTTCAACGGGCTCCGGTTTGTGCTGGGGGGTCTGTCTTTGCTGCCGTTTGTGTGGATGTCCAGAAAAAAAATTTATGAAGGCAGTGACAAAGATCTGATAAAATCCGGCATGGTCTCAGGGGTGGTGCTGTTTGCCGGGATCTCTTTTCAACAGGTGGGCATTGTATACACCACAGCCGGCAAAGCCGGGTTCATCACCGGGCTTTATGTGGTAATGGTGCCCATTATCGGCCTGTTTCTGCGGCAGACCCGAACCGGGGCCGGGACCTGGGTGGGGGCTTTGCTGGCCAGCATCGGCATGTACCTGCTCAGCGTCAACCGGGACATGGATATCAATTTCGGGGATATGCTGGTATTTTTTTCCGCCATCTGTTTTGCCTGTCACATGATTGTGATAGAACGGTTCTGCACCCGGTTCAGCACGGCGGCCCTGTCCCTGGTCCAGTGCGGGGTCTGTTCGGTGCTCAGCTTAAGCGTGGCTTGGATATTTGAAACCTTTGTGCTGGCCGATATCTTGAAAATCACCCTCCCGCTGATCTATGGCGGGGTGTTTTCCGTGGGCGTGGCCTATTCCCTGCAGATTTTCGGGCAGAAAAACAGCCCGGCCTCCCATGCCGCCATTATCCTGTGCCTGGAATCCGTGGTGGCGGCCCTGGGCGGATGGATCATCTTACATGAACTTTTGTCCGGTAGGGCTATTTTCGGGTGTGTGCTCATGCTGACCGGAATGCTTGTCTCCCAGCTGTATGCCATTAAAAAAAACAGCCACACAAACGGGTGA